Sequence from the Lasioglossum baleicum chromosome 9, iyLasBale1, whole genome shotgun sequence genome:
aactttgagcgcggatatctcggaaaccatgcgagatagcgaaaaactgaatcgaatcaatcttgtggcacattttgtcagctttaattttgtatagaatggtcttattgctaggacgcatagtttccgagatataagcggaaaactgagaaaggggaccttctacgtgcccccctgcaccccgctcaccaccAAGGAgttgggacttttagtatgtttatctcctaactagtccaaacacagacccaaagttaaaaattgtgttccttccatttccctctacaacttttcattgactggactatagtgaaagacaacacgataaatttgacgttttgtaacagtttataatttttttgctctgtaactgtttagtgaatcctaataaattttgaacacaattaattatataatttttgctacatataaaaaaaactggagtttctagttgcgttttttcaaggtttaaatagggtttgaagtggaattttataaattctccatgagaagacgtgttaaaatgtgcaaactttaagttgctataattcttaaacggtgcagtgaatcgaacccaaactttggtaattgcattctTTTAGTAAggattatatcttgtcaaattttcaaaaattttattgcgtttttatatacctccagaacatccttaaactgtgccagcgacggcgacacgcttcggcaacacgatcctatttcattctgtccttctctatgttcggctcgtcgattgaagtctcggcgcggtcggcgcggtagacgcagtcataaaaaaatagcctcTCTACGCTACCGAAGTCCGTTCAAAACACGGGCGTTGGGACTTCGATTGAACAATTACTGTATTTTGATTTATCGAATACAACAAAGTGtgctaaaaaaaaagaagaaaatgtacCTTCTTAATAGTTGTCGATACTATAATATCCAGAATCATAATGACCagcataatataaaatatacaagtATAGTCTTTGTAAATCTTTCCTTCACTAAATGTATCTACTAAATACCCTGCGCTAATTCCAAAAATACCAAATCCGATACTGCCCCACATTTTTTGTTTTCCATACTCTTTTCTCTTTTCAGTTCCTGTAATGGGGGAAAACGtaagaattataaaatatttcaatagcCAACTGAAAATATACTAACCAAGGAGATTGAAACAAATAGCATCTGCTACACTGACTACAACTGCCATTCCAATCCAACTAACTATGGTTGCCCATAGAAATGAATGAAATTGATACCCTGTGGTTTGAGTAGTATTGCGAGGCATATCAGCCTTTTCTAAAAGCTGTCTAAAATCTGGATTATCATGACATGTAATTATGCATGAAGTTCTGACGTACCTCTGACAACCTGATCTATGTACAATACCGTCTGAAAATGTAGCAGTACGAACATTGATGTCTATACATGTCTTCACCTGTGAAAATCAAAAGTattcttttaaattcttctattaTACATTAATCAGATACACAATTGATAAAATTAATGCATAAGAGACTTACCTGAAGATCAAAATATTCATCGAATCCTATAGTAAAACTCACTGTTTCAGTATCTGCAATACTTGAGTTAactttattgcaaaattgtatcgCATTCCAGCTATTACATATTTCAGTATAAAGATCTGATGTGGCATGACAGGATAGCTGAAAGGATAAGAAACTATAATTAGTCAagatgtaattactagactgcggatctttatgcgtttatgaagaaattggttgggtgaaatataaaacagtaaaagatttcgaaaattcaagaatgttataatgttgcttttaacataacaaagtcattaagggatcaaatcaattttttatgttattcctgcttcccacaatcaatgcataaagatcagctctCTAGTAATTACCTATTACAATTTATAGCATATCATGAAACACACACCTGACATGATGCATTCTTATGATTCATGTTTAATACACTTTGTACAACATCATCTGAAAATCCATTCTTTGAACAGATTTGTACAGATGCCACATTTTTACAATTGAACGTAACATTTGCACCTTTGTCTATTTCAGGAATGAAGTGAATTGTAAACATAGCTATAGCGACTACtacttgaaatattaaaaacaatGTTTTATGAATCTTATATTTGTCAGCCAAACCGCCAAACAATGGTTTAGCTATTAAACCCGAAATCGGTAATATTGTGTATATTGTGCCTACTAAAAAGCCAGAAAATCCTAATTGTTTCGCAATTGTTGGTAGAAATGGCACTATTGGTCCAGTGGCTGAAACAAAATAACATCAGTTTGCTAACAGCTCGTTACATGTTtcttcaaattcaaatttcaaAGTATGTATATAGTTTATTTACTTACCagcattgaataaaaaataatgggCTTTTATCGGTAATAAATCCGTGtttatattttcaaacattCTGCGATCGTGTAGAAATTGCACGCTAGGTTAAAGGCACAAACTGTTATCTGCAAATGAAACGCATTGCTGAATAAGTGCAATTGAGAGTGCATGTCATTAACACATGACACATTCGTTTATATATGTCATAACGTGATCAAATACAAAAATGATTTGTCTCGAACTTAagtaaaatgaaacaaaaaaacATACCGTTGATAGACTGGAAAGATCTTATCAATCGCATTTATCCGTAAAATGATACAATTGAGTTCGATGTATTGCGATAAATAGAATAATATTGTTTATAAACACACATTTCTCGTGGAAGTTGCCAATTTTGTAATTCGTTCGTGAAATAAAATAAGGATGTCAAACCATATTTCACAGATGGCCTATGTACATACGGTTTAGTTTCGCACGTGTACTATCCTCGAAACCATAGAATTCACTTGTTTGCTGCATCTGCAATTTTCATTGCCCTAGCTGAAACTTAGAAATGATACGGAACTCGTAGTTATCGTGTTCACATTCCACGCGTACTATCATGTTACACGTTTTATCATGCACACCTCCTCGAAAGGATTGAGTGTGTAATAAAATCGAAATTTATATTAGAATACTTTCTTAAATTGTTGAgaacaaaatgaattttcttatAAATCTTACcgcacgtatatatatatataataacgaAATGAAACGGTCCTTAATACTTGTACTGGACTGCGTTCACCGTtctgtttgaataaaaatcaattGGTTCAATAAAATCTATAAAAGCATTTCTCCACGATCAATTGATTAATGTCATAAATTGAGCATTACCAGATCGAGGGATTTCTGGGATAAATAGTGGGGGAAATGCTACAGTAAGAATCTGAGTGACGTCACAAAGCTATAATGTAGTCTAACAGTCTAACTCATTCTTATTGTTAGACCATATTGGTCTAAGAACTCATTCGTCAGATATAGGGAtgtgcagtgtcgccagatgaggggaatcacggtgagatgatgtacTCAGATGTACCCCCTCGAGTGCTAGTTTCaacactttctggcgacactggggaTGTGATCCAATTGGATCCAATCCAGTgtagccagatgaggggaatcacggtgagatgatgtacaatgtaccccctctctgatgaccagacggGTCTCACCAGGTCTCACCACAGCCACAGCCTACTCTagtcagtgatgccgaaatcgtggtactgtggtactaagccgtggtacgagacccccccactatgacctaccgttgcccctactggccttctccaactcgctcgcgcgctacactcaccaacgtacctctcctaggatatgagaggtacgttggtgagtgtagcgcgcgagcgagttggagaaggccagtaggggcaacggtaggtcatagtgggggggtctcgtaccacggcttagtaccacagtaccacgatttcggcatcactgactCTAGTACTAGCCGTGCTGAACAACGTGGCAACACCGCTTTGTTTACAGATCGGGAGTCCGATTTTCAATACTGGGAGTCTTGTGCTTGGGATTATAATTAACGCttttttcatagaaaattatGTTAAAATACATAGTTCGTTGTTgattatgtttaaacaatgtgtAAATATTATAACTATGGTAAGTAGAAGTGATATTAAAGCAtattagtatttataaatgCGGTATACATTttgtggactctcggaatagttTGGTGTTGTGATACATAATATGTGAAATATTTCCAGTGGTTTTAGGAAAATAGAAGCATGAAGCAATGGGAAATCATCTTTGatctaaaatgcaacatttaaaaatgaatgaagGGATATGTAAGTCAATAGAAGCCTGAAATAGACGAAATTATTGTGACGAAGTCGAAGAGGTTAAGTGACTGCGTGTATACGTCAAAGAGGTTGGGTAATCAGTTACCGAAGAGAAAAGTTGTGCaggtattatattataatattgtcttataaaggataattttataattgttgtcAATTTTTGGAAATGATATGTGCATTCATTTCTAATTGACTATTGTTTATAGTTATAACATAATCATTtagtaaaatattagaaaaaattcataataatttacacAAAATACTGTGATAACCTTTACCACAAATGCATCTATCTAAAAATGCTAAATGATGTATATCTGATTGTATGCTAATATGTTAATTTACATAAAATGTGTTTATGATTTTCAGATTTCAGAAAATCTGATTCCAAATTAGGAACATTTATTATGGCTTCGATTATTGCATACATGTGAGTAAATACAATTGTTATATCTTCTGTAGTAGTGGAAAGACTACCCCTTTGTAAATGAtcaaaatatacattatttacaattgTACCTTTATCCCCTCCACAATTAATAATTTACATATATTAAAATCTAATTTTTTTGTAACAGAATGGAACCCATAACTGGATATATAAATCTTAATGGAATCATCAACAATACAATTGGTGGATAAATAATCACTGAAAAACTGCTGACATCAACAGAAAGATTATGAAGATCATTACTATCATCATCGGAATTCATGAAATAATACGTCATTACCTTgttgaaaaacttgtaatttcGTGTCATCACTAATCACAATCTACGTATAAGCTACATATGTATTACTACATAtaagcatgcaaaaataaatttttgaatttgttgttttaaTACTCCAATGGTTCGAAATTACAAgcttttctttataattgtttattaaatttcaaaaaccATTAATTATTTAGATCAAAATCAATAAACTCTATAACTAAATTTTCATGCTTTTCAATTATTCTTTCCCTGCGCTCTACAGGATCTTTTCTTTATGGTACCACACATTTTGATGGTGAATTGGAAAAAAATGGAAGGTATTGCATTTTCCATAATAAGTCTTGGACATCTGAACAAAACATTCTCCAGTACACCGTTAGGAGATGGAATATTCTGATACCTTTGGATATCAGTTTCTGCAAAATGCCGACTACAAACTGCAGAATATTATGTTGGTGCCCAATTTTTATGGGGAATAGCAGCCATCCATATTTTTCCGCAATTGCTCATTTTTGGGgaatttaaatatagaaatataattattttctttcagcgTACTATTATACTTTCCCTTACAATTGGGAACATAACAACGCCGTGGCATTATTAACTAATAAATATAGTATAAAACTTGTGAAAAGTACTATGTAaaacatattttctaaaaactctgtatgtatatgtataatacatatggttttgtaaaaatttagaTGTGATATTATTAAAATGTTATTAATACTAAATTGAAATGTATTGAAAAAACAATAGATTTTATTAAGTAAATGTGCTACACACAAAGATAAAGAcctaaaaagttaataaataatacttaTCTCCATTATTGcacttttttattttcgaaaattagctATACTACATAATAATAAGTACACAATGTGTACTACACATTGATGAGAACATTTGAAAACTACGCGGGAAACAGAGAGGCCGGTAGGGGAGATTGAGAGTCTGATTCAGTGGGTTGGGTTAGGTATgttggtatatatatatcaatcgGACTCCCGCGGTGTTGCCATTTTTACCTTCAGCACGGCTAGTACTAGAGTAGGCTGTGGTCTCACCTTTTCTCGTGCATGCGCGtgtccaaaacagtaacgtatctatgatgaggcaatgatgtagcagagccctgaggcagctatatCGGCGGGAATGTactgaaacaatctgttccggacaaaaaggcTCCatgacgtgtcctacgagttacaaaatatacagaagtACACTTGTCATACATTCGTCTTTCATAATGAAATCACATCAATTTCTTAATTCTGCGaggcgctcaaggtgccacatttctCGAGAATACTGAGAATAGTACTTTACTGAGActaaaatcgccgcgcatgcgcgagaaaaggtgaTCCGTCTGGCATCACGGTAAAAACGTCAACCATGCAAACTTGAAGGggcggtttctcaagataaaagtctgctctatcgcgtggtatagttcgattttccgctagacccttatttttttaaataaattcaaaaatatccgcaaataattggtgcaaaagtggtgtctctccgtctttaatgattgtttaaacatgtttaaacaatcataatgtattaatattggatatcactgtattcgggaaactCTATATaaggaatcttttgctgtaaagaacagttcaatatcttttataataacatcacaatacttgttgaaagttgaaaaatatgtctttttttaaagctcaattttctcaaaaactgtacgtctagaagaaaaattaagtacagattcggaatcagcgcgaaaaacactGTAAGAATcgtatagtgggaatcgaaatacaaaaaaaaagttgaaatttgttggaccgtgttatatgtatacgtgtatagttgtaactagactgcggatcgttatggaaaataaaaatgttctgcattgattgtgggaagcagggataaattaaaattgattacaccccttaatgattttgttgcattaaaaacattacgataattcttaaatttttctaatgctttgctgttttatatttcacctaacgcaatttcttcgtaaatgcaaaataagaagtttgtacatcaattgcaagacgcggGAGCTatcataaatataaatgtatattctcctttaataattttgtaatgtggtgaaaataataatatattaatattcttttaatattttcactgttttaaattgcacttgctcatttttgttataatataaatgcataaaatccgcagtctagttagaaACTATATGTACAACATTAAACGTGTCATTATAATCAGACAATGGATCAATAATGAATTACAAAGGATTTTGTAACAAACTGTGCTTTAATCTGTCATCGATACATTTACAATATACAtttacaatatatatgtatatatttataagtTTTAATATACCGCTTCCATCTGTTTCTTTTAGCAATAAGGTGGGTTAATGTATGATTGCGGCGTATTACAATTTCGTTCATATCCACACACACAGGCACACAAATACGTATACACACACATACCGGTTTCTCGCATTTTACTTACGTGTACACTCAACACGCACTCACGCATACACATATTCATCCTCCATACACATCTAGTTCCCTACATATCTCCATTCGTAAACTACCGCGGACGATTCTACAAGGTCTTTGACTTTGCAAATCTTTCTTTACATCGAGCACATCGTCTATGAaggatatgtattttatatacaaaGAAACGAATTCTAGCTTACACACTATCGAGAATCTATATACTCTACATAAGATACACCGGCAACAGTGCGCTCGATATCATACAGAAATTCTTCGAACTTAGAAATCACGTATACCCCTACGTTCTGTCA
This genomic interval carries:
- the Sugb gene encoding sugar baby transporter isoform X1 — its product is MFENINTDLLPIKAHYFLFNAATGPIVPFLPTIAKQLGFSGFLVGTIYTILPISGLIAKPLFGGLADKYKIHKTLFLIFQVVVAIAMFTIHFIPEIDKGANVTFNCKNVASVQICSKNGFSDDVVQSVLNMNHKNASCQLSCHATSDLYTEICNSWNAIQFCNKVNSSIADTETVSFTIGFDEYFDLQVKTCIDINVRTATFSDGIVHRSGCQRYVRTSCIITCHDNPDFRQLLEKADMPRNTTQTTGYQFHSFLWATIVSWIGMAVVVSVADAICFNLLGTEKRKEYGKQKMWGSIGFGIFGISAGYLVDTFSEGKIYKDYTCIFYIMLVIMILDIIVSTTIKKKNQDCSEEEASIIGELFTLCKEGHILSFGWWCIGAGMCTGVVWNFLFWYTEEIATSSQKPWLKTLQGLFTGIQCFLGELPFNFISGNVLRKLGHINVMSLVLLTYAIRFMAYSTVTNLWWFLIIEMLHGPSFGLCWPTMVSYGDKVTPPGTKATIQGFIGAIFEGLGVSSGSLLCGWLIDTYGGVTTFRAFSLGALVWLAIFGLHQWYLRKLKPSSNYMGHNHLANYANPDDAILMTMSRELQTY